The following are from one region of the Dreissena polymorpha isolate Duluth1 chromosome 2, UMN_Dpol_1.0, whole genome shotgun sequence genome:
- the LOC127869171 gene encoding acetylcholine receptor subunit gamma-like: protein MRLTLLVLCVYFVVPMGTSTVDDVNRLLARANSTNYNKRIRPLKNQTNAIEVKLGLILYSIQDFDQPKEALSTSVQLLVHWQDELLAWEKDEYGGIEEMLFPQDDIWKPDLRLNNSYKSFTGFGSADLSLWVSNDGNVSWFPIQALDSQCSVNTYKFPHDTQTCSLFFESACYPESQLKLLRSEDGVELTYYQHNSAWHLKSSSTV from the exons ATGAGACTTACTCTTTTGGTTTTGTGTGTATACTTTGTGGTCCCCATGGGCACCTCAACAGTAGACGATGTTAACAGACTGCTTGCCAGAGCAAATTCTACTAATTATAACAAAAGGATCCGACCATTGAAGAATCAAACAAACGCTATAGAAGTAAAACTTGGTTTAATTCTGTATA GTATACAAGATTTCGATCAACCGAAGGAGGCATTATCCACTTCCGTTCAACTACTGGTTCATTGGCAAGACGAGTTACTTGCTTGGGAAAAAGACGAATACGGCGGCATAGAGGAAATGCTTTTT CCACAAGATGATATTTGGAAGCCAGATCTACGTCTGAATAACTCGTACAAATCCTTCACGGGATTTGGATCTGCCGACCTATCTCTATGGGTGTCGAATGATGGCAACGTCAGCTGGTTCCCCATTCAA GCACTGGACTCACAGTGTTCCGTAAACACCTACAAATTCCCACACGATACGCAGACCTGTAGTCTGTTCTTTGAGTCGGCGTGTTATCCCGAATCGCAATTGAAGTTATTGAGAAGTGAAGATGGCGTAGAGCTTACGTATTATCAACATAACAGCGCATGGCATTTAAAATCCAGTTCTACAGTGtaa